In Heliangelus exortis chromosome 3, bHelExo1.hap1, whole genome shotgun sequence, the genomic stretch AAACATCATCATAGATGAAAATAAGGACAAAAAGAATGGAAGAAGGGGGTGTCTTACTTTACGTCACATGcttttaaaagacagagaaattcttaaaatgtttcctgattTACATTAATTTGTGCAATAACTGCCAAGCAAGATCctttcagttctgctgctgccaacaGACTCAGAGTGGAGGACCAAGCTTTCAATTACACTAACACACAGTTTAATTTATACAGTACAAACCTATGACAGAAGgctataaaatatattaattctCCCAAGAATCTGTTCAAAAGGTGTAACTACAAATCTAGAAATGTGCTATGTAGACTGCAATCACTGCTTCAGTAAGTACCATTTTATAAGCAGCAAAATAGCCTGCTGCATGGTTTAATATTCATTGACTTAAGGTAATTGTCATTAATAAGGACTTGGCAGTTTTCAAGCCAGCCTTACAAGGAGGTCCTGGTATTTTCCCAGTCTGGGCAGGAAATcaattttccctttctgttaAGGTGTCACTGAGGTAAAGACAGCATCATTTACAGAGGTGTCaccagaaataaattattaaaattcagGACATGCAGGCAATTGAAAGGTTACTTTTGacataaaaaatgtatttgaaagcTTCTGGATTTGGTCTGCATAGCCAGTGAGGCTAAGCACTACAATCGGTGTGGATCAGACATTGGGTTTCTTCTTCCAAAAATCTGGGGAACAGACCTGACCTCAATCCAGCACTAGTGACAGGGTATGTCATCTTGTTTTCCATGGAGCACCCTTCCATGccataaaaacaaataaaaaatggtGAGCAGCAAAAAGATCAAGGAACTGCTTCACTAAATACACTTTGAAATACACCTTTGGGCTGGGCAAGgagggggagggcagaggggaggaCTGAggcctgttttaatttttaaagcttcctcTAAGTGATAACACTCCATACAAATTTTAAAGGGACTttctaaattaataaaatattaaattgaCTTAGAATACAACTGCAGAATTTTAACTGTTCATAATAAACACATTAGCTTATTTATTCAGCATGAATAATGACAGACACTTGGTGTTAAAGATATTGCGATCATCCCACAAAATGATGAATTCAGACCATGGCTAATATGATTTCTGTTGTCAGgagacacaaataaaaataaaaaagacttaGTTCAATCACAACGGCAAACAAGGTAAAAGTTAACTGGATTACTGCCTGCATTTCCATTTGCTAGAATCAGTACAGACCATGTTAGTATTTCTTCACATTCAGGACAGGAACTTTACAATACTTATCTGTAATTAGGCTAATACTCCAGTATCACTAGTAGAGAAACAAGACCAGCTTCTGCTTTGACCCTAAATACAGGAGccaatccagaaaaaaatgcaagtcaAAATTCCTGAGTGCTTCCTCTCTCGCTTAGATGCTCTCAATTTCATTCATAAACCCCACTGACCAGAAGCACAAGTGTTACTCTTGAACGTGAACTGTCTGTGCAAAAATGAGGTTTAAGGATCAGAAAAGCATCTCTACTGAAGTCCTCTAGAAATACACAGTACTTCAGCCCTTTACAAACTGGCCACAGGGTTTTTATGGAACAGCTCACCTGAGCAGAAATGGCCAGAGTTTCATTTCCAGTGCCACTGGCCATTAACTGCAAGCATCAGTGCAGACAGCAAGACACACCATCCACTCTAACAACAGGAATACACATGTAGTTTGTAAGGAACTGGGTTAGGCTGTAGCAAAAAAATCTTAGACAAATGCAACACACCTTGTGGAAACATTAGTCCTTATTTCAGGTACAAGGGGGTTTTAGGTGTATTTTGGTTTACAGCTAAAGCAcggaaatttttttcccacaccAACTTCAGCTACAACCACCGATGGCCCCCTTCCCAGCCAGGATATGTTTGTTCTGTGAAAACATTATAAGAAGTAGAGGAAAATGCCTACAATCGTGTACTTCCCAACTGTGATTTGTCAACAGACCCAACacaatttttcaggtttttaatGCTATCCTCTGCCAGTGGGGATTCGATAGGGATTTCAACATCATTTTTACTTGAACCATTGTCTTTATGCAGTGCAGAATGGCAGCTATCATTTTTCTCAGCATAGCCATTAGTTTTAGCCAGGGGTGGCTTCCTctgactgcagcacagctgagagTCACAAGCTTTTGAGATGCAGGGTGAGCTGCACAGGAGCTGGGAGGTCTTGTGGTCAATGTATTCAGGCTGGATGGTCACAGAATGGATCCCTGCATTGTGGAAAACCTTCCGTATTTTATAAGCAGCATCTTGGTAATCAGTAGGAGTTTGGCACTTGATATGAAGAGTAGCAATATTCTTCCCACCTGCCAGCTCCCAAACATGCACCTCATGAAGGCTAGTAACCCCTGGTACACGAGCTAGTCTGTCAGCTGGAAGACATAAGAGCAAGATATTAGAGGTTTTGGTGTACTGGCTAATTAACAGCTTTGCCATCAAGGGCTCTACACGAAAGCCGAGGTTTCCaatcttttaaaaagagctGTACTTAGGAAAACATATCTACTCCCAGCCACCTGCTTTAGCCTCAAGATGACCACACAAAGAGGCCACCCTTCGTTTTGGGTTCACCCCATCCCTCAGCCCCCCCAGTGGCAATTTAACAGCCACTGATAGAAGCAGGGTTAGAGCAACACAACAAgacaacacaacaacaacaagagcCTGCAACCTCTGGTTTCTTTAGCCCTGAGCATGGTGTAGTTACAGAAAAAACTAGTGCTATCCCACAGTTTATCAGTGTGAGCAATGCCAGAGAGCTACAAAGTTACCCAGCCTTAATGGAAATTTCTAATCTGTTTTGGAAGCCTTTTGGAAAAGCTgttgcagggctgggaaatATTGTaattcactgttttttctttcacaaacaCCCCACACAAAGCATTAACAGCTCAAGACCTGGTATTTTTGATGTATTGTTGGAGTACCACATTCTCAAAATACATGCTTTAACTAATCCAGAGAGATTTGAGTCATGTTGCTAGGACACAGGCATGTGACTATTTATCACAGTTCTTGAGAATTTAGAGCCATTATGAATAAATAATCCAAAAATGTCATTCCAAAAATAACATATGCATTGAGATAGATCATTGAACTTAATAGCATTTCACAAAAATGTAACTTACTCAATAATTGCATATTAACACCTTTAGGAACCATTTGCAACAAAATAGTTGAGGTCTCCTTGATAAGTGGGAACGCAGAAGACATGATGATGAACACCATAATTATTGTGAGGCTTGGATCGATGTAGCACTGCCAATTACATGGAGCATCATCCAGAGGAAGTATATGGAAGATTGTAGCAGCAACTACCACAACCACAGATCCAAGTGCATCTCCCATAACATGCAAAAGAACACCTGAAACAAACGACACAATTTCCATTAGTAGGGTAGCAtttggaggggggaggaggacaGTGAAGCTGCATTTTTCAAGTCTGTTCTGAAAAATGCAATATTTCAAGCACTAACATcataactgaatttttttagtaACAGCTTTCAGAACAAAACACCAAGGGAAATACTGACTCTGAACCGCAGCTGTTTAAGTGGGATGCATTATTAAACATGTAGGGTATGCTAACAACTGTGGTCCAACTGCAATGCCATGGCAACGTAAAATGTGTTTGCTTAAATGCCTGCATATTAAAGAGATCCTGGTACATTAAACCTCAATTCTCAATTAAAAATTCATGACTAAAACTATCTGTTCTACCCTGAAAGATAAGAAAACCACAGACCACTCCCAGTAAGTCAGTTAAGTTATTCTGCTCTATCAGCTTCTATGACACTgttgaaatctgaaaaattaccTAGGTGAAACTTATGCCCATTCCTATAGCTCCAAATGCCCTCATACTCCAATTTTTTGATCAAGGTTGACTGCTGATCATATTAAACCTTATCCCACAACACTACTAGCCCTTAGACTAGCCCCCCAGAAAAACCAGAATCTGGTTTGGAAGTTAGTCACATGGACACCATGTTCTAATAAGTGCCTAGACTACTCTGAATTGAGAGGAATGCTGGGTATATGGGTACCACTTTTTACATCAATAGGTTAAGTTTTTGCACAAAAGGTAAAGACACAAAGCAGGCTCTTGCAGTAAGATATTTTTAGCTGCCCTTTCAACTACAGTGATCAAAATAGTCTTTTTGCTATAAAGTTACAGTAATATAAgaactccttttttcttcccttttaatttctttttttttttttttttactagtttACCtaatcttccctcttcctatCATTGCTCAAATGCACTCCAGTTTTGTCAGTCTTCACTGTTTAGACTCAGGCATGGGTTGGAATGAAATCTAATTCATAACATCTCCAaatatatgaaattaatttctttgtcaATACTTTTAATTCAGTGCCTGTCCAATAAAATGGACCACCTCCTTTTAACATCCCTTTTAACAAGCACTTTCTCTCCAACTCAATCACTTCCTCTGGACTGGAAAAGGCTCCTTCTGAAACTCACTAACAACACAGCAAAGTGTTTTGACTTTTTGATGATGGTAGACACGTAGACACTGGATTAGACCTAGAACCGTGTTACTGTTTCTTGCCAGTTCTTTGCATGAACATTGATCTTCAGCATGAGAAATGAAGGCAATAACCATTGGAGTTTCTCCAAATCACTTGGGTCAGATAAGAAAGTACAAACTTGCAGTGACTGCAGCTCTTTCTGCTGGACCCAGGCATGTTCTGCCCTATTTGGCAGATTCCCACAGGGCTTTACTCCCAACAGAGCTGCAgtgtttccttttcatttacAAATAATCATGATTCAGTATGGGCTATCAGCTACTGCATGAAAAAGAGGGACAAGGAGGATGCAATTGTCAAGGCAACTTgacagagagcagaggaaaatgtttcagacagtctttttgggttttttaattaaaattaagcatATCAGAATTATGATAAATTATGAATTGGGAATGCGGAATTTGGAAAACACTTCTTTTACACTAGTAACATAGTTAATATGTACATCTTGGTTACCCATCACACGGTGAGGACCAAGACAGAAATGAACCCATTTTGCTATTGATTCCCAAAATCTataaaatagaacaaaaaatgtaaataaaatcagtatGGTAAGACCATAGGTAACACATAGTATCCAAAGTCTGCACAGTTTTATATGTGTAagtaaaaaggaataaatttaCACTACAATAATTAACTCAGTCAGGCAGAATGTCTACATTCCTGTTCCTaccacttttaaaaatcaaggaaCCAATTTCTCTGCTGATCCACTTTGTCCAGCCATGTTTTTCAGGTAGACTCCAATTCTACAATGTATAGACTTTTTTGCCAAGTGATTAGGAATTATAGCTATTTAACTAACatcagcaaagagaaaacagattttgaatCAGAATTTTAAAGACACAAATCTGTAGCTATGActaaaaaagcaagaaatattcAAGGACAATAAAAACTGATTTTACAAAGATGACATACTGACATACTAAGCAGCACTTAGaggaaataactttttaaaaatcaaagacaGGGTCTCAAAAGTAACCAAGATAAGACTCCTTATGTTTCAGACATTTTTGACAGTTTTCAGAATCATTATGCCTAAGCACTGTCATGCAGGTAGGCAAGGCCTTctctaaaatatatattcagCAATTTCTTATACTCCCTCCTCCATTCCTGAGGGTGATAGTTGGCTTTTCCTGCTCTTACTActtatatatacttatatatataagtatatacttatatatatatacttatatatatatatatatatatatatatatatatacttatatactTATATACTTATAATCTTACTACTATAATGCCATAACATCCAGAGACACCAGTTTCTAGACACTCAAGAAACTGTTGTGGCTCTAGAACATGCTTTGATTTTTGAAGTGTCTTCCCTTACAGACACATTTGTGCAACCACTTCTGTGCAAACCACTTCTGTTTgtgaaaacacttctgaaagacacacaccaaaaaaaaaaccaagtgcCTGACTGCCATGTTGACCTCATCAAACTGAATTCATGTGATGCCAACTTACACAACTCTGGAGAAGTACCAGATGTTGACAGGCAACCATAAAGGAATCTGGTTTAGGCTCTGCTCAAAACAGGTACATAAATGTGTGTGCATACAAACTATCTGTACAGAGAGGAAGCAAGACACTTGGTTAATCTGTTCCTAGAAGCAGCTATTCAGTTTCATTCTGCAGATACCCAGGGACCTGCCCAATGACAGGATAAGAAGGGCTGATCCTGTGACAGCCTCTGTCAGGGACAGACTCACAGTTCAAGGACCCAGAAAAACACTGCTGAAGCACCAGTTTCAGAACCGTTTTCCTCATGCTGACTATAAAATATCATTAGCCTCTGGATTAtaagaaattctgttttctggcCACAAGCATTTTCAACTACTACAGTAATGACATTCAAAAAACTTCACAGATACCTGGCTTTACCTTCTTATAAGACCTCTAGTGATGTGAGCTTAATCCAAGAGCCTTTGTCTCCTTTCCAAAAAGTTCAGCTGCACTCTTTTAAAGACTTTTATACAATGTGAACACACACAGAGCCAAATCAGCATCAAACTATTTTGGTATTATCTATACTATTTAATGCAACCAAAACCTTTCTGCTAGAGATAACTGGGTTATTGCACACTGAAGAGTCCTGGGATTTTGCTCCATTTCTTATATGAtatacaggggaaaaaatctaAACAGGAAACCAGAAAGTGCTTAAGTGTTAATATAATATTAGTAGTGTTCTCCCATACCTCTGATGTTCAAGGCTTcagattttctctctgtttttctctcaggCCCTTCTTCAGGGCTTTTTTGGTCATTTGGTGAATCACCTGCATTCAAAGAAGAAACGCTGTGTTGTGTATAAGTTCTACAAACAGAAAAGACATCATCCTTCTCAAAACCAATTTACTTCAAagatgaggagaagaaaaaaaaaaaaaaaaataaaaaaagagcaagccattttttttctccgCAGTTAAGCAAcagctccctccccatcccgAGGGGATGCTTAGCAGCCCAGTGTAAAGTACAAGGTGAAAGAGGCGATGGGTGTCTGAGTAAGCTTAGTGAAATTCCCCTGGGCCCACGAGCGGGGTTAGGGCTCCAAAAGGGCCCCGAGGATGGGCCTGGCAGCTTGGCAGGTCCCAAGAGTCAAGAAGCAGGAGCGCAACGAGGGGGAGGGACGGGTAAAGGTgcgaggggagaggagaagtgAGAGACACGAGGGGAAGACCGGAGAGCGAGGCAAGGCGAGGATGCAGCCGAAAGGCACCTGCTTCATCCACCGGCCCGGCCGGGGCCCCTCCGGGCGCGGCCGACAGCGTGGGGGCAGTGGGTGGTGAGGAGGGTGGGTGACTGCGAAAGCAGGAGCCCCAGTCCTGGAATACAAGGAGCCCCACGAGGTTGACAGCGAGGCCGAGGCTGCCGACGATGAGCACCAGCTGAGCGTCGTCGATGGGCTCGGGGCGGGCGAGGCGGAGGATGGCCTCCACGAAGATGGTGAAGCAGAGGGCGGTGAGGAAGACGGCGTTGCTGAGGGCCCCCACCGCCTCAGCCCGGCTGTAGCCGTAGGTGGCGCGGGGACCCCGGCGGCTGCGGCGGGCGATGCGCCCCGTGGAAAGGCCCACGCAGAGGGAGATGAGGTCCGAGAGCATGTTGAAAGAGTCGGACACCAGCGCGATGGAGTTGCCCAGGTATCCCGACACCAGCTCGGCCACGAAGAAGCCGACGGTGAGCACCAGCATGAAGATGAGGCGGCACGTCTTCCCCGAGTACCGCCCCATGGCGATGGAGGCCGCCGGTCCCCACGGGCGCCCTTCTTCGCGCTACCGCTGGGACATGCCCCACAGCCACCGCCACGCAACAAGTGCCGCCTCCACAAAACCCTTCACCCCTTCGCCCGCCGCCCCGGGCCCCGCCTGCCGCCCTGCCCCAAGGGGAGGCCGCACCCCGCCCTCCCTCCGCACGGCACCGCCCCGCCGATAACCCGATACCGCCGACAACCAGAACCCGCCGGTACCGCCGCCGCACGGTGTCACGGGTGCCGCCACCGGCGCCCTGCCGCATGCCCGCGTCCCTGGGCGAGGTGCTGTCGGGTACCCCTGCTCCTCCCCGCCGCCGCGCAGCCCTCCCCCCCGAGGTGGTTGGGAACGACCGTGGGTTGTGGGAAATGAAtcaaagatgaaataaatacaaaataaagtgGCCGTGGAACGACGGCTGGGAGAGGGCCCGCTGGGTCAGAGAGCCATCCTGGGACCTCGCGTAAAACCACCAGAGCATACTAATACGGGGAAGTTCCAGTGACGGATGCAAGAAACACACTCCTTTGGTGCTTTCTTGGTGGCTTCAGTGCCAAACCAAAGGAGAGAGTGCCATCTACTGAACCAGGAAATTTCCTGATGCAGGCCTTTAGCAAGGGACATCATGAATCCAGCATCAGCCCATGAGAAAAATAGTTTAATGCATACTTTTTACCGTTCAGAATAATCTATAAAAGCAATAACAAATTAATAAACCTCTATCTTGTTTTTTGTAgatttctttgggtttttttgttcctacGATCATTCTTGGAAAAGTGGTGCCTGTGCATGCAAATGGAAAAGGGCAGAGCCCGTCTACTGAGAGCATTTCAAGATGATGGAAAGCACTGGATAATCAAAAGGTATTAAGCCATTCTCTACTATGGGGCTGTCAAAAACAATTGCTAGTATCACTAGATTTTCAGTGACCCCAAAGTGGACTTGAGATCACACAAAGTATCATCAGAGTTGGAcgggacctctagagatcatctaatccaactCCAATCAATCATCATCATACAGTTAATTTTCGTGTCTGACATCagaagtagttttaaaaaatatctgacCTGGGCCCAGgagtaataaaattaaatgaaagagataagataaaaaaaaaaataaaataatgtccTTAAAATTGTATCCCACAAGAGTCTGGAGTGTTTCAATTTGCCAGTGGCACACcagtgctggaggtgctgcttCAGCAACAGTTTATGCTGAAGTGCCACATCAAAAGTTTCACCACTCTTGAGAAAGCATATGTCACCATGCAATAATAACTGCATGGCCACAGAACACTATCATGTTCCTCCTGTCAAAAGCGGTGTTTTCTACAACCGGAAATTCACTAAAAGTCTCagaaatttttgctttgttttaactCTGAAGCAATTGTGTGGTTACCACTGTTAGAGTTTGATCCCTTGcttgaaaacactttttaaatgcAGCCTTTCAAGTCCACCTAAATTCTGTGTACACAACCAAACTCATGGTTGTATATAACCCAAGATGCATCTTAACTTCTGGAGTGGACTTAACTAGCCCTCCAGGGAACAATCCCCTCTGTATCTGCAAGGATTAGCACACACAACTCCCAGTTAACTGGAGAATCTTGTGCTTGTCCTTCACTCATTCAATGCCCAAGCAATGAAAGGACCCTGCAATATTCAAataaacaaatggaaaaaataaacgTATTGAAAATAACCTTACCGTAAAGGTAAACACAATAATGGGAGCAGAGAACATAATGTACATCAACACACATGTTCAGCTCTATAATCACATCTACCAATATAAGACATTTTAAACAATGCCAAATAAAAAGCAGTGTGGCAtaagcagaacaaaaagaagaatgtAGAAGAATTATAGGAAGTTAAATTACCTATTAGAAATAAACTTGAAAGTGACAAACTACATGTTTTTTACTACaatta encodes the following:
- the SLC30A10 gene encoding calcium/manganese antiporter SLC30A10 isoform X2, which gives rise to MGRYTGRSSRLILMCVVSLVLFAVEISVAYIGNSLSLASDAFAVLSHLISMIIGLFGVRFSRVRWHKANTFGFSRADVLGAFGNTVFATALMFSIFVEAIKRFINPQKTEKPLLVLIVGVGGLIFNVFNYIIFMDCCYCHAPHGDTETGDSPNDQKSPEEGPERKTERKSEALNIRGVLLHVMGDALGSVVVVVAATIFHILPLDDAPCNWQCYIDPSLTIIMVFIIMSSAFPLIKETSTILLQMVPKGVNMQLLTDRLARVPGVTSLHEVHVWELAGGKNIATLHIKCQTPTDYQDAAYKIRKVFHNAGIHSVTIQPEYIDHKTSQLLCSSPCISKACDSQLCCSQRKPPLAKTNGYAEKNDSCHSALHKDNGSSKNDVEIPIESPLAEDSIKNLKNCVGSVDKSQLGSTRL
- the SLC30A10 gene encoding calcium/manganese antiporter SLC30A10 isoform X1 produces the protein MGRYSGKTCRLIFMLVLTVGFFVAELVSGYLGNSIALVSDSFNMLSDLISLCVGLSTGRIARRSRRGPRATYGYSRAEAVGALSNAVFLTALCFTIFVEAILRLARPEPIDDAQLVLIVGSLGLAVNLVGLLVFQDWGSCFRSHPPSSPPTAPTLSAAPGGAPAGPVDEAGDSPNDQKSPEEGPERKTERKSEALNIRGVLLHVMGDALGSVVVVVAATIFHILPLDDAPCNWQCYIDPSLTIIMVFIIMSSAFPLIKETSTILLQMVPKGVNMQLLTDRLARVPGVTSLHEVHVWELAGGKNIATLHIKCQTPTDYQDAAYKIRKVFHNAGIHSVTIQPEYIDHKTSQLLCSSPCISKACDSQLCCSQRKPPLAKTNGYAEKNDSCHSALHKDNGSSKNDVEIPIESPLAEDSIKNLKNCVGSVDKSQLGSTRL